TTGTTTTCCCAAAATAAGGACTTCCTGGATAATGAGTCGATAAAAGGCGTGAAATTTCCTACATAACCCTCGGGCGAACTATAAGCATGTCCCAAGCCTTCTACGATAATAACCACCAGATTAGGTGCTATTGAAGTTTTATTGAGGTATGGACCCAGAATATCTTCTGTATCCTCCTTTCGGAGAAAAGGAAAATTGCTTTCAGCGGTTAATGCTTCATTTCCTTCTTTTCTCCAACCAGCTAAAAACTCGGGATGTCGTTCTAAATAATCGGATACATTCGAATTTAGGAAATAACGCCACTTGCTTGTACTTGCGTTATAAACAAATTCGTTGTTCCCTTTAACAAAGGAGCTGAAATTTTGGATACTGAAAAAACAGGAAGCAACTCCGAGAAGAAGTAATATACTACCTGTATAGGGAGTTTTTAGTGGTTTTTTACTTACAAGCCAAAAAGGAATAACAGAGGCGACTAAGAGAATAATAAAAAATGCAATATTTTTTAAGCTCAACATTCCACTTGCTTCCAAAATCTGTTTCATTTCGCTCGCATTATAATAAAAAACGTCAGCACCCAGAAGATTACGTGATTCCGAAAAATACAGGAATAAGACGAACTGAACTATAATAACAAAACTGAAAGATAATATAAGCATCAGTTTTGCCAGAGAAGAACGTATAAAACCTAAAATGAGAAATAATATTCCCGTTACGGCTAATAATTTAAATGCAAAATTCAGATTGTCGAAAAAAAGTTGTTCAGCAACCTTCAAATAGGGAAGCTGTTCAAACCGGGATTCATACCAAAATAATTCTAAGCCGACGGAAATTGTATAAAGACATAAAAATGTGATGGCAAACGTAGCAAAGCTATTTAATAATATTGTGACTTGCTGCCCGATACGTTTAAGTAATGGTTCGTCAGCAGATTTTGTTTGAAATCCTTGTCGGGTCATTTCTCCCCAGCCATGTTTATTCTGAAAATAATCCCAAACTCCTTTTACCCCGGCTTTAACAACCATAGGGTGGAAGTAGAAGGGTTCTAAAATAGCTGTGGTAATTAATTTTGACAGATCCTGCCTTTTACTATATACCTGATGGCTTACTAAGTCAATTAATATAGCATAGATTGAATATAGAATGCCTGAAGCGATTACTAAAGCAAATAAGGAAAAGAAAAACGACCAATTTACAATCCCCAGTATCAGGAAAATTAAGAATATAATATAACCGGTAAATTCTATAAGAGGCCCAAGAAATTCGAAGAAAAGCCAGTATGGCATGCTAATCATTCCAAAACGGTGATATTTTGGATTGAAAATCAATTTACGATGCTTCCACAGGGTTTCCATAGTCCCGCGCATCCAGCGATTACGTTGTTTGCTTAATATTTCTTTGGTTTCGGGTACTTCCGTCCAGCATAGGGGGTCAGGAATATTCACAACGTCGTAAGGTTCCTGATTGTCTTCCATATAACGGCGCATACGTACTACTAACTCCATATCTTCGCCAACAGTCTTGCTATCATATCCTCCACAAGCCAATACAATTTGTTTGTCGAACGCGCCAAATGCACCGGAAATTAAAATCAAACCCGATGCCCGGGACCAGGCCATTCTTCCCAGTACAAAGGCTCTTATGTATTCCAGAGCCTGAGTGCGTCCTAATAACGATTTTGGTAAATTGATATCGACCACTTTTCCGTCTATCACTTGGCAATTATTCGCCAGGCGGATAACGCCTCCACAGGCAATAACACGTTTGTCGGTTTGTTCTAAAAAAGGCTTGGCCAGTTTTAGTATGGCATCCTGTTCCAAAATGCAGTCTACATCAATACAAACGATATATTCCCCTGATGAAATATTTATTCCGACATTAAGGGCGTCCGCTTTACCTCCATTTTCCTTGTCTACAACGATAAGCTTTTTAAATGCCGGATTTTTACTTTTATAAACCGCTTTTATGTTTTTGGTTTCGATATTACCCTGGATAAAAAAAGAGGTAGATTCCAGGTTATAGGCTTCGATAAGTTTTGCTATTGAATCATCACGACTGCCGTCATTGACAATGATAATTTCTAAATTGTGGTAATAAAGAGAAAGCAGAGACCTCACATTTTCAACAATAGTCATACCCTCATTATATGCCGGCGCAATAAGACTAAATGTTGGCGCATTGGGATTTGTTGCTATAATGCTGTAATCGGTGAATGAGTTATTGTGTTTATATCCCGATACAGCAATATATGCAGATATTCCTACCCAGGAATAGATGATAAAAGTTGCACCTGAGTAAATTAAAAATATCCAAACTATGATCTCATAAACTAGGTGAGCAAAATCTAACATATTTTTTCCTGTAAGGCGTGTTTAATAATTTGTATAAGCTGTTCCGGCGTGGTATTTTCATTAGCAATCTGCTGTAAGTATTGCTGCTGTTCTAAAGCAATGAGTGCCTCTGCTGCTGCAATTTTAATAGAGACTGTGGGATGTTCCCATAACTGCTGTTGCAGAAAGGGGCCGCTTTTTTTATTTTTCGCTATTTTTAGTGCTTTTAATATTTCCAGTTGCACCTGTTCAGTCTTTTCTGAAAAGACTGAAATAAGTTGTTGAATGGTATTTGCATTTTCTAATACTCTCAAGGTTCGAACGATGTGTATCTGCGTATTGATGGTAGCGCGGTCCAGCATATTCCATACCTGTGAATAGAAGGACAGAAGCTGGAATTTCTTAATCAGGCGAAGTGTAAAAATTACCACCGATTCATTTTGGTTGCCTAACCAGTTTGAGATGGATTTAGAAGAGTTTTCTGGAATTTCTTTCAGAGAACTTAATAAACGCAATTGTTGCCAGTCGGATAAGGGATACAATAAATCATTAAGAAAGTCCAAGCCTTCAAAACCTTTAAAGCTTACAATTGCATATTGTGCTTCCTGATAAATTTGTTGACGCGGACTTTCAAGTAGGGATGTAATTTGCGGTATGGCCGACTCGACACCCATTGAAGCCAATTCCTGTATTCCGATAGCAACAAGATAGGATTCTTTTCGACGAAGTTTTTTCCATGCATCTTTGTCTAACTGAAAGCCGTAAAAGAGTTTTTTTAATTCACTTTGGGCTGCTCCGGAAAATTTACGATTGGAGGCAACCAATACAGCAAGGAAAAGATTTCGGAATGAACTATCCTTTAAGTGGCCTAAAAAATCTTTATCGTTATGAATGGTTTCCTGTCCATCTACGATAACTTCCGAGATTTTATATTCGATTATTTTTTTCCAGGACTCTCTATTGTGCAAAACCCGATACCGATAGAAGCTGTATGTTAATACAATTATTGTCAATAGCAATACTAAGATTAACACGACAATAATCGCGATGACGAGTTCCTGGATAGTGACGCGTGTCGGCATATTTAAGCTGGCTTATTTGCTAATTTTTTAATTCTTAACAAGAGTTCATTGGGGCTAAAGGGCTTGATCATGAAATCGGAAGCACCCATATCAAAAGCGTCAATAACGACTTCTTCCTGGCCCATGCTGGAAAGTACAATAACCGGAATGTTTTTGCCCAGGTCCTGGATTGTTGATAGAATTTCGGTGCCGGATGCAAAGGGCATCATAATATCTGTAATCACAAGATCTATATCTAAGCTTTTTATCTTTTCTATTGCCTCTCTACCATTACGCGATAATATAACTTCGTGTCCTTCCTTAACCAATTTATGCTCAATGGTGTGTAATATCAATTCGTCGTCTTCTGCTATTAAAATTAACATGGTTTTATTGTTTATTTAAAAGTTTAGCGGCAAGTTGTAGCCCAATTTCTATTTCCTGTTCTATTTCTATTAAATTTTCCGGCATGGCGGGATCAGTAATCAAACCGTCTTCCATAGTAAAAGCAAGTTTAGCTAACCTGGTTAAACCGGTTGTAGAGGCGGTTCCTCTTAATTTGTGCAGAATTTCTTTTAAACGAGAAATGTCTTCGCTTCCTTTAACTTCTGTAAGATTTACTGCAGCAGCGTTCAGCTCTTTTATAACCAGGCCTAAAAAGAAAGTCATAAACTCAGGGTCATCTCCAACTTGTTCCTTCAAAGCATCCATATCTAAACGGTCTTTGTAAGATTCGTTTTTTTCTACTTCAACAAATCTTTTTAATACCTTATACACGTCTTGCTGGCGTATTGGTTTTGCCAGAAATTCTGACATCCCGGCTTCTATACATTTCTCTTTTTCAATCAGCACATTTCCCGCTGTAATACCTATAATAGGAGTGTTCTGATAACCTGCAAGTTTCCTAATTTGTTTTGTCGCTTCTATACCGTCCACTCCCGGCATTTGTACGTCCATCAGGATAATATCGAAAGATTCCCGGGTACAAGCCTGTATAGCTGCAGTGCCATTAGAGACCTCGGTTAGCTGGGCGTTTGGCATCAGAGATTCCATAATACGTAGGTTAAGCGCCATATTTACCGGATTGTCGTCAGCCAGCAAAATTTGGATATGCTGTTCATAAATAGCTGATGCAAAAGATTGATCTGATTTAGAAGAATCTTCGATATCTGCTTTACTTTTTTGAATAACCCGTCGCAGTGCTTTATAAAGTTCTTCCGATTTTATAGGTTTTAACAAGCAATAGGAT
This genomic interval from Pseudopedobacter saltans DSM 12145 contains the following:
- a CDS encoding sulfatase-like hydrolase/transferase; amino-acid sequence: MLDFAHLVYEIIVWIFLIYSGATFIIYSWVGISAYIAVSGYKHNNSFTDYSIIATNPNAPTFSLIAPAYNEGMTIVENVRSLLSLYYHNLEIIIVNDGSRDDSIAKLIEAYNLESTSFFIQGNIETKNIKAVYKSKNPAFKKLIVVDKENGGKADALNVGINISSGEYIVCIDVDCILEQDAILKLAKPFLEQTDKRVIACGGVIRLANNCQVIDGKVVDINLPKSLLGRTQALEYIRAFVLGRMAWSRASGLILISGAFGAFDKQIVLACGGYDSKTVGEDMELVVRMRRYMEDNQEPYDVVNIPDPLCWTEVPETKEILSKQRNRWMRGTMETLWKHRKLIFNPKYHRFGMISMPYWLFFEFLGPLIEFTGYIIFLIFLILGIVNWSFFFSLFALVIASGILYSIYAILIDLVSHQVYSKRQDLSKLITTAILEPFYFHPMVVKAGVKGVWDYFQNKHGWGEMTRQGFQTKSADEPLLKRIGQQVTILLNSFATFAITFLCLYTISVGLELFWYESRFEQLPYLKVAEQLFFDNLNFAFKLLAVTGILFLILGFIRSSLAKLMLILSFSFVIIVQFVLFLYFSESRNLLGADVFYYNASEMKQILEASGMLSLKNIAFFIILLVASVIPFWLVSKKPLKTPYTGSILLLLGVASCFFSIQNFSSFVKGNNEFVYNASTSKWRYFLNSNVSDYLERHPEFLAGWRKEGNEALTAESNFPFLRKEDTEDILGPYLNKTSIAPNLVVIIVEGLGHAYSSPEGYVGNFTPFIDSLSRKSLFWENNFSSAGRTFAVLPTLTGSLPFGPHGFLEQEALPNHFNLYNILQKNGFNTGFFYGGNSEFDFMNKFLQFSKVDTIVDQAAFAAPYKKLPANNGSSWGYEDQAVFSKMLETQKIQDHPYFHILLTLSTHNPFLINNASYYQDIFDKRIKDKTLSESNKKWAVENQKQLVSVLNLDDALSQFFKEYQKRSDFANTLFVITGDHAMPEIPIQTKIDRYHVPLIIYSPLLKTNRSFRNAVSHFDIAPSLLAYYRENFGLQTPKQVTWIGRGLKKGVTTETGIAMMQGKNQLIDFVYNSYHLSNGKLYKLDEHLNEDPIDDSAIYKTINTRFESFKQKNRKFYIQKKLAPDSVYTNYFNQVIPER
- a CDS encoding response regulator transcription factor, with the protein product MLILIAEDDELILHTIEHKLVKEGHEVILSRNGREAIEKIKSLDIDLVITDIMMPFASGTEILSTIQDLGKNIPVIVLSSMGQEEVVIDAFDMGASDFMIKPFSPNELLLRIKKLANKPA